One region of Polaribacter pectinis genomic DNA includes:
- a CDS encoding tetratricopeptide repeat protein: MKIKFIPFLLLFFTSIIGFSQNMQDGFTYLETGKYKQAEIFFKEILKEYPTNKTARLCYGRAIGLNGKSKKAVILFTDLLADYPTDFEVKLNYAESLLWDKNYAVAKVFYEKLLKENDQSFPALLGYANTLSNLKKFENAIIYVDKALEVIPGNANALVSKKYMRLGLANDKVNSQNYLEAEQILKENFTDFKNDKDTLLNLANLYLISNQTEKAKETYEIIGKNPVDKLTSLNGISLSYHLNGNDKEALKVSKSAFDLINKNTDETLKQLTTERYIQALIWNKKYRLAKEEINKLVIKNITPDNWILSLRATLNIYKSDFKKSIADYNLILKKDSASFDGNLGKANALKASGYFNDAYKSAENTLGFYKKQKDATNFIKQLDLSFTPYLETKASYSFDNGNNEAYSYSANIEVPFTTKFKVLASYNYRTTANSVNDINANSNNFLAGISYQLLNNLTFKGNIGVTSSQAETTNYNQLLADFSFDIKPFKLQNLAIGYKREIQNFNAELLDREIVQNNYLLNYSLNTNFKLGWFTQYYYTTQNDNNERNLLFTSLYYTILEKPSLKAGINYQNISFKNQVPTIYFSPSKFNAVEVFFNIIKDENVTKNNEWFYELTAATGFQYIENDKKQSTYRIQGKLGYRFSERSVLNFYGVQSNIASATAAGFTFTEIGLRFKWYIFKQPLYKKQD; the protein is encoded by the coding sequence ATGAAAATAAAGTTTATTCCATTTTTACTTCTTTTTTTTACAAGTATTATTGGCTTTTCGCAAAATATGCAAGATGGGTTTACATATTTAGAAACAGGTAAATACAAACAAGCTGAAATTTTTTTTAAAGAAATTTTAAAAGAATACCCAACCAACAAAACAGCAAGATTATGTTATGGTAGAGCTATTGGTTTAAATGGTAAATCTAAAAAAGCGGTTATTTTATTCACTGATCTTTTAGCTGATTATCCAACAGATTTTGAGGTAAAACTAAATTATGCAGAATCTTTACTTTGGGATAAAAATTACGCTGTCGCAAAAGTGTTTTATGAAAAATTACTGAAAGAGAATGACCAAAGTTTTCCTGCTCTGTTAGGTTATGCAAATACTTTATCTAATTTAAAGAAATTTGAAAATGCAATCATTTATGTAGATAAAGCTTTAGAAGTTATACCAGGAAATGCTAATGCGTTAGTTTCTAAAAAGTATATGCGTTTGGGTTTGGCAAATGATAAAGTGAATAGTCAAAATTATTTGGAAGCAGAACAAATATTGAAAGAAAATTTTACTGATTTTAAGAATGACAAAGACACTTTGCTGAATTTAGCAAACTTATATTTAATTTCTAATCAAACAGAAAAAGCAAAAGAAACTTATGAAATTATTGGTAAAAATCCAGTGGATAAATTAACTTCTTTAAATGGTATTTCTTTGTCTTATCATCTAAATGGTAATGATAAAGAAGCTTTAAAAGTTAGTAAGAGTGCTTTTGATTTAATTAATAAAAATACAGATGAAACTTTAAAACAACTAACTACAGAAAGATATATACAAGCCTTAATTTGGAATAAAAAATATCGTTTAGCTAAAGAAGAAATTAATAAATTAGTCATCAAGAATATAACTCCTGATAATTGGATCTTATCCTTGAGAGCTACACTAAACATCTATAAAAGTGATTTTAAAAAGAGTATTGCAGATTATAATCTTATCTTAAAAAAAGATAGCGCTTCTTTTGATGGGAATTTAGGGAAAGCGAATGCTTTAAAGGCTTCAGGTTATTTTAATGATGCCTATAAAAGTGCAGAAAACACTTTAGGTTTTTATAAAAAACAAAAAGATGCAACTAATTTTATCAAACAATTAGACCTATCTTTTACACCATATTTAGAGACCAAAGCTTCATATTCTTTTGACAACGGAAATAATGAGGCTTATTCGTATTCAGCAAATATTGAAGTTCCATTTACCACTAAATTTAAAGTTTTAGCGAGTTATAATTATAGAACAACAGCAAATTCAGTGAATGATATTAATGCAAATTCAAATAATTTTTTAGCCGGAATTTCTTATCAACTTTTAAACAACTTAACTTTTAAAGGAAATATAGGAGTTACTTCGTCACAAGCAGAAACCACAAATTACAATCAATTATTAGCAGATTTTTCTTTTGATATTAAGCCTTTTAAACTTCAGAATTTAGCAATAGGTTATAAACGAGAAATACAGAATTTTAATGCTGAATTGTTAGATAGAGAAATTGTTCAGAATAATTACTTGTTAAATTATAGCTTAAACACAAATTTTAAATTAGGTTGGTTTACACAATATTATTATACAACTCAAAATGATAATAATGAACGAAATTTATTATTCACATCATTGTATTATACTATTTTAGAAAAGCCTTCTTTAAAAGCTGGTATTAATTATCAAAATATATCATTTAAAAATCAAGTACCTACAATTTATTTTAGCCCAAGTAAATTTAATGCTGTAGAAGTATTTTTTAATATTATAAAAGATGAAAACGTTACGAAAAATAACGAATGGTTTTATGAGTTAACTGCTGCAACTGGTTTTCAATACATAGAAAATGATAAAAAACAAAGCACATACAGAATACAAGGTAAATTAGGTTATCGTTTTTCTGAAAGAAGTGTTTTAAATTTTTATGGCGTACAAAGTAATATTGCCTCTGCAACAGCAGCCGGTTTTACATTTACAGAAATAGGATTGCGTTTTAAATGGTATATCTTTAAGCAGCCTTTATATAAAAAACAAGATTAG
- a CDS encoding DUF4114 domain-containing protein, which translates to MKKLLLILMATVVTNLTAQNYQYLGDFTSNGTPLYLENPGDYVSVETQEMISNSLPESYPVPDYNPQYITSGYDTDIKLTDNADVWVTFVSEGAGYRNVLGYYTYDLDNPLTTAPSTEDITIIFPNVSALGSGGGLQVGDKVKIGTFEAGTGIGWVLLANAWSSSAQTVGNGLWKLYSNPDFNPESQENLRHHNVLLADPENERVILGFEDIRRDRSTCDNDFNDAIFYVTANPYSAINTNNYADVNESNNVTSAYDGGLESNGDLANLIAKRNFNRKKAGNNLNKKEQQTEFQKSQFSRTTTTNSLIDYLPETGMYQTETANISSPDDLLGITNATEIFSVDYYQGTNRVSAVLATSTQGTIYDHSKVICDRLNNSSLEDVRTVITREHKIISSKIKRPGGEIEYTLSFSIKIDSTEKELFSFWNIDQYPAGDYQNFQIWGSSFSQVFSIANYIIDKHTEENGLISYPVENVVPNVFVKSGKYSNGVINLDIINKTEETSINFVGNFAETEVSNRSDISNTFSLTGNYNDQISIETGILFDIGFSLQTNNEEQKDALYLADGPWGLDYLEEFATVNNFNVEVSDREFLDDVYEVDRNANASGEVKGNINLFRHILPGDQTLDITDYSFLNFKITNNEQVEIVIMQDDDRTWENRIRYTIPANEDQTSFDIAFNDFKDAEGNSVEITNIKTIVYSIIGDYTNYKPFNISINQLSFSKKTVLAVDNFSSIENNKIINYPNPFTNKTTIKLPINSEYIQIQVYDLLGRIVDFKRVNTDNSQNKVTYNAPNLKKGIYKYILKDDNNKSYSGTFIIK; encoded by the coding sequence ATGAAAAAATTATTACTTATTTTAATGGCAACAGTTGTTACTAACTTAACAGCCCAGAACTACCAATATTTAGGAGACTTTACTTCAAATGGTACTCCACTATACCTAGAAAATCCAGGAGATTATGTTTCAGTTGAAACACAAGAAATGATTAGCAATTCTTTACCAGAAAGTTACCCAGTGCCAGATTATAATCCACAATACATAACTTCTGGTTACGATACTGATATCAAATTAACGGACAATGCAGATGTGTGGGTAACCTTTGTAAGTGAAGGAGCAGGGTATAGAAATGTTTTAGGCTATTATACTTATGATTTAGATAATCCTTTAACTACTGCACCATCTACAGAAGATATCACTATTATTTTTCCAAATGTTTCTGCATTAGGAAGTGGTGGTGGATTACAAGTTGGCGATAAAGTTAAAATAGGAACATTTGAAGCCGGTACAGGAATTGGCTGGGTTCTATTAGCAAATGCTTGGAGTTCAAGCGCACAAACTGTTGGAAATGGATTATGGAAATTATATTCAAACCCAGATTTTAATCCAGAATCGCAAGAAAATTTAAGACACCATAATGTGTTACTGGCAGACCCGGAAAATGAGAGAGTTATTTTAGGCTTTGAAGATATTAGAAGAGATAGAAGCACTTGCGATAACGATTTTAATGATGCAATTTTTTATGTAACAGCAAACCCTTATTCAGCAATTAATACCAATAATTATGCAGATGTAAATGAATCAAATAATGTTACTTCAGCTTATGATGGTGGCTTAGAGAGTAATGGAGATTTAGCAAATTTAATAGCAAAAAGAAACTTTAATAGAAAAAAAGCAGGTAATAACCTCAATAAAAAAGAGCAACAAACAGAATTTCAAAAAAGCCAATTTAGTAGAACAACAACTACAAATTCTCTAATAGATTATTTACCAGAAACAGGAATGTATCAAACAGAAACAGCAAATATTTCAAGTCCAGATGATCTTTTAGGAATTACAAATGCCACAGAAATTTTTTCGGTAGATTATTACCAAGGAACAAATAGAGTTTCTGCTGTTTTGGCTACCTCTACACAAGGTACAATATACGACCATTCTAAAGTAATCTGCGACCGTTTAAACAACTCAAGTTTAGAAGATGTACGAACAGTAATTACAAGAGAACATAAAATAATTAGTTCAAAGATTAAAAGACCTGGAGGTGAGATTGAATATACCTTAAGTTTTTCTATTAAAATTGATAGTACAGAAAAAGAACTGTTTAGCTTTTGGAATATAGATCAGTATCCAGCTGGAGATTACCAAAATTTTCAAATTTGGGGAAGCTCATTTTCTCAAGTGTTTTCAATTGCTAATTATATAATAGACAAACATACAGAAGAAAATGGGTTGATAAGCTATCCAGTAGAAAATGTAGTTCCAAATGTATTTGTAAAATCTGGTAAATATTCTAATGGAGTTATCAATTTAGACATTATCAATAAAACAGAAGAAACATCTATAAATTTTGTCGGAAATTTTGCAGAAACAGAGGTTTCAAATAGAAGTGATATATCTAACACATTTTCTTTAACAGGAAATTATAATGATCAAATATCTATTGAAACAGGTATTTTATTCGATATTGGTTTTTCTTTACAGACTAACAATGAAGAACAGAAAGATGCATTATATTTGGCAGACGGGCCATGGGGGTTAGATTATTTAGAAGAATTTGCAACTGTAAATAATTTTAATGTTGAAGTTTCTGATAGAGAATTTTTAGACGATGTATACGAAGTTGACAGAAATGCGAATGCCTCTGGTGAAGTAAAAGGGAATATCAATTTATTTAGACATATTTTACCTGGAGATCAAACATTAGATATAACAGATTACTCTTTTTTAAATTTTAAAATAACCAATAATGAACAAGTAGAAATTGTTATTATGCAAGATGATGATAGAACTTGGGAAAATAGAATTCGTTATACAATACCTGCTAATGAAGATCAAACATCATTTGATATTGCTTTTAATGATTTTAAAGATGCAGAAGGAAATTCAGTAGAAATAACAAATATTAAAACAATTGTATATTCTATTATTGGTGACTACACAAATTACAAACCTTTTAATATTTCTATTAACCAATTATCTTTTAGTAAAAAAACTGTTTTAGCTGTTGACAATTTTTCATCTATAGAAAATAATAAAATAATTAATTATCCAAACCCATTTACCAATAAAACAACTATAAAATTACCAATAAATTCAGAATATATACAAATTCAAGTGTATGATTTATTGGGTAGAATAGTAGATTTTAAAAGAGTAAATACAGATAATTCTCAAAATAAAGTAACATATAATGCACCTAACTTAAAAAAGGGAATTTATAAATACATTTTAAAAGACGATAATAACAAATCGTATTCTGGTACTTTTATTATCAAATAG
- a CDS encoding LytR/AlgR family response regulator transcription factor, whose amino-acid sequence MNCIIVDDEKMARVILKTLCDQVKSLNIVDEFSNAMQAIKFLNSNEIDLIFLDIHMPDFNGLDFIKTLKNPPKIILTTSDPKFAIEAFEYDFIVDYLLKPVELSRFEKAILKAERHQSTVISNDNLSTDNNAIETINDFYVNIDRRLIKIDLPSIYLIEAKGDYIHIKTEDKNYVVHSTLKKIEEKLPDSIFLKVHRSYIINVKKIIDIEDNSILIKKDVIPVSRSKRPELMKRLDLL is encoded by the coding sequence ATGAATTGTATTATTGTTGATGATGAAAAAATGGCTAGGGTTATTCTTAAAACCCTTTGTGATCAAGTAAAATCTTTAAATATTGTAGATGAGTTTTCAAATGCAATGCAAGCAATTAAATTCTTGAATTCTAATGAGATAGATCTTATTTTTTTAGATATTCATATGCCAGATTTTAATGGTTTAGATTTTATTAAAACCTTAAAAAACCCACCCAAAATAATACTTACAACTTCAGATCCTAAATTTGCAATTGAAGCTTTTGAATATGATTTTATTGTAGATTATTTACTAAAACCAGTTGAATTATCGAGATTTGAAAAAGCAATTCTAAAAGCAGAAAGACATCAGTCTACAGTAATTTCTAATGATAATTTAAGTACAGATAATAATGCCATAGAAACTATTAATGACTTTTATGTTAATATAGATAGACGTTTAATAAAAATTGACTTGCCAAGTATTTATTTGATAGAAGCAAAAGGCGATTATATTCATATTAAAACTGAAGACAAAAACTACGTTGTACATTCTACGCTTAAAAAAATAGAAGAGAAATTACCAGATTCAATATTCCTTAAAGTGCATCGTTCTTACATTATAAATGTCAAAAAAATAATTGATATTGAGGATAATAGCATTTTAATAAAGAAAGATGTTATTCCTGTTAGTCGTTCTAAAAGACCAGAATTAATGAAACGTTTAGATTTACTATAG
- a CDS encoding Hpt domain-containing protein: MEKPNLSYVDELARGDESVRKILIDVIKSEFPEEKEDYYKSLKEKKYKKIEENVHRLKHKISILGLEKSYEKANKFEHNLREKSLVGFEDFEEILIAISRYIETI; the protein is encoded by the coding sequence ATGGAAAAGCCAAATTTAAGTTATGTTGATGAGTTAGCAAGAGGAGATGAATCTGTAAGAAAAATACTCATTGATGTTATAAAAAGTGAGTTCCCAGAAGAAAAAGAAGATTACTATAAAAGTTTAAAAGAAAAAAAATATAAAAAAATTGAAGAGAATGTTCATCGACTTAAGCATAAAATTAGTATTTTAGGACTTGAGAAAAGTTATGAAAAGGCTAATAAGTTTGAACATAATCTTCGAGAAAAAAGTTTAGTTGGTTTCGAAGATTTTGAAGAAATTTTAATAGCAATTTCAAGATACATAGAAACTATTTAA
- a CDS encoding sensor histidine kinase: MNSLLKRQIRKYLPKELQSNTDLNLFLDAINRSYDTSDEQFAMLQRATAISSEELFHANQKLEKDSNSQKEVIVKLKEVINTLKSYDLETKNTIENTDLDSLELVDFIDRQSKKIIKINKQRDILLQNLERQNQELNDYTHMVSHDLKSPLQSIDALTTWIKEDYSSVLDDTGKENLELIKDNVEKMDTLVKGILEYSTIGNAVKDLYQIDLNELVKNTLLELKIPNRIEVIFNNKLPTIEGDQFRLKKLFSNLISNAVKFNDKSIGFIEIGFEDKNEFWQFYVKDNGKGIDNQYLEKIFIAFQKLENDYKSVGIGLSIAKKIVEVYQGEIWIESEVDKGSIFYFTIKK, encoded by the coding sequence ATGAACTCTCTTTTAAAAAGACAAATAAGAAAATATTTACCAAAAGAACTACAATCTAATACAGATTTAAATCTTTTTTTAGATGCTATTAATAGGTCTTATGATACTTCTGATGAACAATTTGCCATGTTACAAAGAGCAACAGCAATTAGTTCTGAAGAACTTTTTCATGCTAACCAAAAACTTGAAAAAGATTCTAACTCTCAAAAAGAAGTAATCGTTAAATTAAAAGAAGTTATCAATACTTTAAAATCATATGATTTAGAAACTAAAAATACGATTGAAAATACAGATTTAGATTCTTTAGAATTAGTCGATTTTATTGACAGACAGTCAAAGAAAATCATTAAAATAAATAAACAGAGAGATATACTTTTACAAAATTTAGAACGTCAGAACCAAGAATTGAATGATTATACGCATATGGTTTCTCATGATTTAAAATCGCCTTTGCAAAGTATAGATGCATTAACAACTTGGATAAAAGAAGATTATTCGAGTGTTTTAGATGATACAGGAAAAGAGAATTTAGAATTAATTAAAGATAATGTAGAAAAAATGGATACCTTGGTAAAAGGTATTTTAGAATATTCTACAATTGGTAATGCTGTGAAAGATTTATATCAAATTGATTTAAATGAATTGGTTAAAAATACACTTCTTGAATTGAAAATCCCTAATCGTATTGAAGTTATCTTTAATAATAAATTGCCAACAATAGAAGGAGATCAATTTCGATTAAAAAAACTATTTTCCAACTTGATAAGCAATGCAGTTAAGTTTAATGATAAGAGTATAGGCTTTATAGAAATTGGTTTTGAAGATAAAAACGAATTCTGGCAATTTTATGTAAAAGATAATGGTAAAGGTATTGATAATCAGTATTTAGAGAAAATATTTATTGCTTTTCAAAAATTAGAAAACGATTATAAATCCGTAGGAATTGGATTGTCAATAGCAAAGAAAATTGTAGAGGTATATCAAGGAGAAATATGGATTGAATCCGAAGTAGATAAGGGATCTATATTCTATTTTACTATAAAAAAATAA
- a CDS encoding FIST signal transduction protein yields the protein MKTVQLKKVKNKDWQYLSKKLSLKNPLILVFGNRLMLEDPNLFTEIRNMFKDGHIVFGSSCGDISSESIDENSITITAIEFEKSNFLIKTTNVLDASTDLNSFEKGNNLISQFPQEGLKYVFVVSEGSFVNGSQLAKGMNAATDDNLLITGALCGDDARFEKTISSYNESPKPGELVAIGLYGETLEVSFSINGGWTPFGPERIVTKSKGNVLYELDGKPALDLYKTYLGNKSKELPGAALLYPLKVKSTNEKQSIVRTILNINEEDNSMILAGDIFENSKVQLMMTNVDNIVNAAEKAAINAAEFRKKKSELAILVSCIGRKLVLDQRVEEEVEEVIEVLGKDTTITGLYSYGEIAPFIGESSCQLHNQTMTVTLISE from the coding sequence ATGAAAACGGTACAACTAAAGAAAGTAAAAAATAAAGATTGGCAATACTTAAGTAAAAAATTATCCTTAAAAAATCCTTTGATATTGGTTTTTGGGAACAGATTAATGTTAGAAGATCCTAATTTGTTTACAGAAATTAGAAATATGTTTAAAGATGGGCACATAGTATTCGGTTCTTCTTGTGGAGATATTTCATCAGAATCTATAGATGAAAATAGTATAACTATTACAGCCATAGAATTTGAAAAAAGTAATTTTTTAATAAAAACTACCAATGTATTAGATGCTTCAACAGATTTAAATAGTTTTGAAAAAGGTAATAATTTAATTAGCCAGTTTCCACAAGAAGGTTTAAAATACGTTTTTGTTGTTTCTGAAGGAAGTTTTGTAAATGGAAGCCAATTAGCAAAAGGAATGAATGCTGCAACAGATGATAATTTGTTGATTACTGGAGCTTTATGTGGTGACGATGCCCGATTTGAAAAAACTATTTCTTCCTATAATGAAAGCCCAAAACCTGGAGAATTAGTGGCAATTGGTTTGTATGGAGAAACGTTGGAAGTTTCATTTTCTATAAATGGAGGTTGGACTCCTTTTGGTCCAGAAAGAATTGTAACCAAATCTAAAGGAAACGTTTTATATGAATTAGATGGAAAGCCAGCGTTAGATTTATACAAGACCTATTTAGGTAATAAATCTAAAGAATTACCTGGAGCTGCTTTATTGTATCCTTTAAAAGTAAAATCTACAAACGAAAAACAATCAATTGTAAGAACTATTTTAAATATTAATGAAGAAGATAATTCTATGATTTTAGCTGGAGATATTTTTGAGAATTCAAAAGTTCAGCTAATGATGACAAATGTAGATAATATAGTAAATGCAGCAGAAAAAGCAGCTATAAATGCAGCAGAATTTAGAAAGAAGAAATCAGAATTAGCCATTTTAGTGAGTTGTATTGGTAGAAAATTAGTTTTAGATCAAAGAGTAGAAGAAGAAGTAGAAGAGGTAATAGAGGTCTTAGGAAAAGACACTACAATTACAGGTTTATATTCTTACGGAGAAATTGCTCCTTTTATTGGAGAAAGTAGTTGTCAACTACATAACCAAACCATGACAGTTACATTAATTAGCGAATAA
- a CDS encoding sensor histidine kinase has translation MSQDKIDILQRALMREKSARKIAEKILEDKSRDLYFVTQELKKSNIKLEKLLDEKSSQLKGVFENIIDSYIVMELSGNVLKMNDAAIELFGYDNKIEKVNVNDFIYEEDIEYAFDSFNKLNEKGHFSNYTTRIITKEKKIKWVQVNGSLIFDKNKNPIAAQGIIRDISTLKSLESQKEKILIELEKSNKELQEYAHMVSHDLKTPLRSIDALVSWVKMDNQGKLDEVTLQNLDLIGKTLETMENLISNILEYSSAGVVVENVKDVDLNLMFEDVKRLLFIPENITLKVLKNLPIIKGDTTKFQQIFQNLVSNAIKFTNKEAGIVEIDFLEKPSFYQFSVKDNGIGIEKKYHDKIFKIFHSLNKNKESTGIGLSIVKKVVEFYEGNIWLESEEGKGTTFYFTIKK, from the coding sequence ATGAGTCAAGATAAAATAGACATACTGCAGCGTGCATTAATGAGAGAAAAATCTGCAAGAAAAATTGCAGAAAAAATATTGGAAGATAAATCGAGAGATTTATATTTTGTTACCCAAGAATTAAAAAAATCTAATATTAAATTAGAAAAATTATTAGACGAAAAATCTTCTCAATTAAAAGGTGTTTTTGAAAACATAATAGATTCTTACATCGTAATGGAATTATCTGGAAATGTTCTTAAAATGAACGATGCTGCTATAGAACTTTTTGGTTATGATAATAAAATAGAAAAAGTAAATGTTAATGATTTTATTTATGAAGAAGATATAGAATATGCTTTTGATTCTTTTAATAAATTAAATGAAAAAGGACATTTTTCAAATTATACTACTAGGATAATAACTAAAGAAAAAAAAATTAAATGGGTACAAGTAAATGGTAGTTTAATTTTTGATAAAAATAAGAACCCCATAGCTGCTCAAGGAATTATTAGAGATATAAGTACGTTAAAATCTTTAGAAAGTCAAAAAGAAAAAATTCTTATAGAATTAGAAAAAAGTAACAAGGAACTACAAGAATATGCACATATGGTTTCTCATGACCTAAAAACACCTTTAAGAAGTATAGATGCTCTAGTTTCTTGGGTTAAAATGGATAATCAAGGAAAATTAGATGAAGTTACTCTTCAAAATTTAGATTTAATAGGAAAAACATTGGAAACAATGGAAAATTTAATTTCTAATATTTTAGAATACTCGAGTGCTGGCGTAGTTGTTGAAAACGTAAAAGATGTTGATTTAAATTTAATGTTTGAGGATGTAAAAAGATTATTATTTATTCCAGAAAACATCACATTAAAAGTACTTAAAAATTTACCAATTATTAAAGGAGATACTACTAAATTTCAACAAATATTTCAGAATTTAGTAAGTAATGCCATAAAATTCACCAATAAAGAAGCAGGAATTGTTGAAATAGATTTTTTAGAGAAACCTTCTTTTTATCAATTTTCAGTAAAAGATAACGGAATTGGAATCGAGAAAAAATATCACGATAAAATCTTTAAAATTTTCCATTCTTTAAATAAAAATAAAGAATCTACTGGGATAGGATTATCAATAGTAAAAAAAGTAGTAGAATTTTATGAAGGAAATATTTGGTTAGAAAGCGAAGAAGGTAAAGGAACTACTTTTTACTTCACTATTAAAAAATAA
- a CDS encoding heme NO-binding domain-containing protein yields MKGIVFTEFLDLVEEKFGLETVDEIISKSELPSEGIYTSIGTYSFSEMLQLLQHLSFRTEISIDNLLLVYGEHFFTVIEKSYPGLLATYKDPIDMLSSIENHIHVEVRKIYPDAELPTFIVEEKTTDSIVMIYKSSRAMHHFGLGLMNKTFEHFKSTASIVLEKLKEDGTEVKFIINKN; encoded by the coding sequence ATGAAAGGTATTGTTTTTACAGAGTTTTTAGATTTAGTAGAAGAAAAGTTTGGTTTAGAAACTGTTGATGAAATAATTTCAAAATCAGAATTGCCTTCAGAAGGAATATATACATCAATTGGTACCTATAGTTTTTCTGAAATGTTACAGTTATTACAACATTTGAGTTTTAGAACAGAAATTTCTATCGATAATTTATTGTTAGTCTATGGTGAACATTTTTTTACAGTTATTGAAAAAAGCTACCCAGGTTTATTAGCAACTTATAAAGATCCAATAGATATGCTTTCTTCTATTGAAAATCATATTCATGTAGAGGTTCGTAAAATTTATCCAGATGCAGAATTACCTACATTTATTGTTGAAGAAAAAACAACAGATTCTATAGTAATGATATATAAATCGAGCAGAGCAATGCATCATTTCGGTTTAGGTTTAATGAACAAGACCTTTGAACATTTTAAATCTACAGCATCTATTGTTTTAGAAAAATTAAAAGAAGACGGAACAGAGGTGAAGTTTATCATTAATAAAAATTAA
- a CDS encoding response regulator — MEKKLNILLIEDNLIEIMKMKRTISFLELDHNLIEAKNADEALEILEDKTKIPDIILLDLNMPKISGIEFLSILKKNESLKHIPTIILTTSDNHKDLEECYRIGVSGYILKPLKYEEYIKKIELTLAYWSTNELKRV; from the coding sequence ATGGAAAAGAAGTTAAATATTTTATTGATAGAGGATAATTTAATCGAAATTATGAAAATGAAAAGAACAATTTCATTTTTAGAATTAGATCACAATCTTATTGAAGCAAAAAATGCAGATGAAGCCCTTGAAATTTTAGAAGATAAAACCAAAATTCCTGATATTATTTTGTTAGATTTAAACATGCCTAAAATAAGTGGTATTGAGTTTTTATCAATTTTAAAGAAAAACGAATCTTTAAAACATATACCAACTATTATTTTAACAACTTCAGATAATCATAAAGATTTAGAAGAATGTTATCGTATTGGTGTTTCTGGCTATATTTTAAAGCCTCTAAAATACGAGGAGTATATAAAAAAAATTGAATTAACTTTGGCTTATTGGAGCACAAATGAATTAAAAAGAGTTTAA
- a CDS encoding DUF6495 family protein has translation MKYRQLTKEQFESLHEDFARFLASQSIDVKEWNQIKAEKPEVAEEEMNVFSDVVWDDVLTKTKYIEHFSETSANLFKCEDEEIHRIAIKINWDINLLEQKGFEWLMQNPMDNSVEIFKGSKPYNNERNSEIFDLIEKGSSISKGEIFEYFSQLVS, from the coding sequence ATGAAATATAGACAACTTACCAAAGAACAATTCGAAAGTTTACATGAAGATTTTGCGCGTTTTTTAGCTTCGCAAAGTATAGATGTAAAAGAATGGAACCAAATTAAAGCAGAAAAACCAGAAGTAGCAGAAGAAGAAATGAATGTTTTTTCTGATGTTGTTTGGGACGATGTTTTAACCAAAACAAAATATATAGAACACTTTTCGGAAACTTCTGCAAATCTTTTTAAATGCGAAGATGAAGAAATTCATAGAATCGCTATCAAAATAAATTGGGATATCAATTTGTTAGAACAAAAAGGATTTGAATGGTTAATGCAAAACCCTATGGATAATTCTGTGGAGATATTTAAAGGATCAAAACCTTATAATAACGAGAGAAATTCAGAGATTTTCGATTTAATAGAAAAAGGGAGTTCTATTTCTAAAGGAGAAATTTTCGAGTATTTTAGTCAGTTAGTCTCGTAA